The following proteins are co-located in the Trichocoleus sp. FACHB-46 genome:
- a CDS encoding transposase, producing the protein KSVYRQRNQVERCFNRLKQNRRIATRYEKKAENYLAMLTLASIMMCL; encoded by the coding sequence ACAAGTCTGTCTATCGTCAACGGAATCAGGTGGAGCGCTGTTTCAATCGCTTGAAGCAAAACCGTCGCATTGCAACGCGCTATGAGAAAAAAGCTGAAAACTACCTTGCCATGCTGACTCTAGCCTCTATCATGATGTGCCTGTAG